The Cloeon dipterum chromosome 3, ieCloDipt1.1, whole genome shotgun sequence genome includes a region encoding these proteins:
- the lobo gene encoding dynein regulatory complex subunit 7 — protein sequence MRNNPMGKGDSWNRIVCNVMRVTPQALESLATLTSLSTARSGREVLSVAAVGGGGGHSLELCCVLASFLLGAGYNALVVSGCAGRPLCLHEQTRCRPYLPSPPRLQECGARNEEKSGESAQGAKYKVKPRKQFLSKYISSVQQQRENQIKRQLALRREEETKRIAEEEKLPDDELEGQRVHYWVLLLPGDCRPDLKEPLFVEAASGKPYQVSDQNYFTIEYLWNNENFWFCSQTNEREFDLEDNNKWIPLKKPGDAFEIPLSWMDRLEISQKDYQRRYYGEQKETLYLRSKVTKFSDYSRSDGLHMEMVTYSDLNWENVLKISKSFKHREDFLYQSEYDAKTKVIEDFYNNGRGDYIKEHKYSLHTDEEREITFYGQFHPLSLEKIKIYRDSITEEYLENTNERCILKRRMKFVSVSDGKCENTVEWTEEFFTANKRSPKGAQIAKRKYFHLENKIFLTFHKNEDQLTAGYLHFVKPATANGKVEMFHSYVPFKNPIGLQQSDHSGERDEHIFREQLADEIKLLGHAQNLHCEIEKMLKILGAQRQNPGLKVSMFDEERNFEIVSQMKERDEALSAKQMAELLEPVDYTAPILARKGKSKELMSVEQLCKVSEESVNEIRESDAATKKSIEAQLKSLSESLERRITSDQRNQSLLNEREETKNLQLKIDALKTRLTRLNKRM from the exons GCTGACCTCG CTGTCCACGGCGCGATCGGGCCGCGAGGTGCTGTCGGTGGCTGCGGTGGGAGGAGGAGGAGGGCACAGCCTCGAGTTGTGTTGTGTGCTCGCATCATTTCTGCTGGGCGCGGGCTACAACGCCCTCGTGGTGTCAGGCTGCGCCGGCCGACCGCTCTGCCTACACGAACAAACGCGCTGCCGTCCTTAtctgccgtcgccgccgcggcTCCAG gaGTGCGGCGCGAGGAACGAAGAAAAAAGCGGCGAGAGCGCGCAAGGGGCCAAGTACAAGGTGAAGCCGCGCAAGCAGTTTCTCAGCAAGTACATAAGCAGCGTGCAGCAGCAACGCGAAAACCAAATTAAGAGGCAGCTGGCTCTGCGACGCGAAGAAGAAACCAAGCGGATTGCG gAGGAAGAGAAGCTCCCTGATGATGAGTTGGAAGGTCAGAGAGTACACTACTGGGTGCTGCTGCTTCCCGGCGACTGTAGGCCCGACCTCAAAGAGCCACTCTTTGTTGAGGCCGCGTCGGGAAAGCCCTATCAGGTCAgcgaccaaaattatttcactatCGAGTACCTGTGGAACAACGAGAACTTCTGGTTTTGTTCGCAAACAAACGAGAGAGAATTTGACCTGGAAGATAATAATAAGTGGATTCCTCTAAAAAAGCCGGGAGATGCTTTTGAAATACCGCTCTCGTGGATGGACAGACTTGAGATTTCGCAAAAAG ATTATCAAAGGAGGTATTACGGCGAGCAAAAGGAGACTTTGTACTTAAGGTCAAAGGTGACGAAATTCTCGGATTACTCTAGGAGCGACGGGTTGCACATGGAAATGGTCACATACTCTGATCTCAATTGGGAGAATGTTCTGAAGATATCAAAAAGCTTTAAACACAGAGAAGACTTTCTATACCAATCAGAATATGACGCtaaaaccaaagttatcgaagACTTTTACAACAACGGAAGAGGAGACTATAtcaaag AACACAAGTACAGCTTGCACACTGACGAGGAAAGGGAAATTACGTTTTATGGACAATTTCACCCGCTCAGTTTggagaagataaaaatatacaggGATTCGATCACAGAGGAATATTTAGAAAACACAAACGAGCGCTGCATCCTCAAGAGGAGGATGAAATTCGTATCCGTATCCGACGGAAAATGCGAAAATACTGTTGAg TGGACGGAGGAATTCTTTACTGCCAACAAGCGATCTCCAAAAGGTGCACAAATAGCAAAGAGGAAATACTTTCATTTGGAAAACAAGATCTTTCTCACATTTCACAAAAACGAAGACCAACTCACTGCTGGCTATCTCCACTTCGTCAAACCTGCAACCGCCAATGGCAAAGTGGAGATGTTCCATAGCTATGTg ccttttaaaaatccaattggACTCCAGCAAAGTGACCACTCTGGTGAACGGGACGAACACATTTTTAGAGAGCAACTagcagatgaaataaaattattgggGCACGCCCAGAATCTGCATTGCGAA attgAGAAAATGTTAAAGATTCTTGGAGCCCAGAGACAAAACCCTGGATTAAAAGTGTCAATGTTTGACGAGgaacgaaattttgaaattgtatcTCAAATGAAAGAAAGG GATGAAGCTCTGAGTGCGAAGCAAATGGCAGAGTTACTGGAACCAGTTGATTACACAGCACCAATTCTTGCaaggaaaggaaaaagcaaagAGCTCATGAGCGTCGAACAACTTTGTAAAGTTTCAGAAGAGAGCGTCAATGAAATTAGGGAGAGCGACGCAGCGACGAAGAAGTCAATCGAAGCTCAGTTGAAATCA CTGTCAGAGTCGCTTGAACGGCGCATTACGAGTGACCAGCGAAACCAGTCGCTTTTGAATGAAAGAGAAGAGACAAAAAATCTCCAGTTGAAAATTGATGCGTTGAAAACTCGTTTGACGCGACTGAATAAGAGAATGTGA
- the Mcm2 gene encoding DNA replication licensing factor Mcm2 translates to MSSPLGDEGSERSGSPSRRRRRSLGSEAVTSPVRELEEFNDESELIGNDDIPSQEPQEVEEDGEELFGDNMEADYRPMPALDRYDANLLDEEDYDAMSPGTRAAVEQELRRRDRELGGRRGLEYDESDEDGDGVAPRRKRRQAEKAAEGDVDDAEMIESIENLEDTKGYSTKEWVSMLGPSTEISNRFKNFLRNFVNDQGQFVFRERMRKMCESNMSSFVVEFPVLVGKEQILAYFLPEAPLEMLQIFDKVAKELVLNMFPQYERVASEIHVRISDLPLVEEIRTFRKLHLNQLVRTKGIVTATTGVLPQLSAVKFDCNKCGYVLGPFIQRQNNEVKPGSCPECQSTGPFMVNMEQTLYRNYQKVVIQESPSRIPPGRVPRSKDCILLGDLCDRCKPGDEVDVTAIYSNQYDGSLNTKQGFPVFSTVLIANYVAVQDSKEIVQALTDDDITQIRKLSKDKRILDRIGKSLAPSIYGHQFIKRALTLSLFGGEAKNPGDKHKVRGDINVLMCGDPGTAKSQLLKSLEHGCPRAVFTTGQGASAVGLTAYVRRSPMTKEWTLEAGALVLADSGICLIDEFDKMNDQDRTSIHEAMEQQSISISKAGIVTSLQARCAVIAAANPIGGRYDPTLTFTENVNLSEPILSRFDILCVVKDEVDPVRDTHLAKFVVNSHIANHPASVDKEPRLLPHEVDAEEELEVIPLSLLKKYVVFAKQSVRPKLLGMDQDRVAKMYSKLRQESLSTGSLPITVRHVESLIRLAEANARLHLREQVQESDVDLAISITLESFISTQKFSVMRSMRQTFQKFLGFQQERSELLFYILRQMTLDQLTFQRCVRGQQADSVEIAEKDFEARAYMATSDERQAFYKSKIFLTNNFAYDADRKVIVQQLFED, encoded by the exons ATGTCG AGTCCACTGGGAGATGAAGGGTCTGAGAGGTCCGGATCGCCGTCCAGGCGACGTCGACGCTCACTGGGGTCAGAGGCGGTCACGTCTCCGGTGCGGGAGCTCGAGGAATTCAACGATGAGAGTGAACTTATCGGCAACGATGACATTCCAAGCCAGGAACCTCAGGAGGTGGAGGAGGATGGCGAGGAACTCTTTGGGGATAACATGGAGGC GGACTACCGTCCAATGCCCGCCCTTGATCGATATGACGCGAATTTACTCGATGAAGAGGATTATGATGCCATGTCCCCTGGCACAAGAGCTGCAGTGGAGCAGGAGCTGCGTCGGAGGGACAGAGAACTTGGAGGTCGCAGGGGCCTGGAATATG ATGAAAGTGATGAAGATGGCGATGGCGTTGCTCCTAGAAGAAAAAGACGTCAGGCTGAAAAGGCAGCTGAGGGAGATGTTGATGATGCAGAG ATGATCGAGTCCATTGAGAATCTAGAGGACACTAAAGGCTACTCAACTAAGGAATGGGTGTCTATGTTGGGCCCAAGCACCGAAATCTCAAACAGATTTAAGAATTTCTTAAGAAACTTTGTCAATGACCAGGGCCAGTTTGTCTTCCGAGAGAGGATGAGGAAGATGTGTGAAA GCAATATGTCCAGTTTTGTGGTGGAATTCCCCGTGCTTGTGGGGAAAGAACAAATTCTTGCGTATTTCCTGCCTGAGGCGCCGCTAGAGATGCTGCAGATCTTTGATAAAGTAGCCAAGGAACTGGTGCTCAACATGTTTCCCCAATACGAAAGGGTCGCCTCTGAAATCCACGTTAGAATCTCTGATCTACCTCTTGTGGAGGAAATTAGAACCTTCAG AAAGCTGCATCTGAACCAATTGGTACGCACCAAGGGTATTGTCACAGCCACGACAGGAGTGTTGCCTCAGTTGTCTGCGGTGAAGTTTGACTGTAATAAGTGCGGCTATGTGCTCGGGCCCTTCATTCAAAGACAGAACAATGAAGTTAAGCCTGGCAGCTGTCCTGAGTGTCAGTCAACAGGTCCCTTCATG GTCAACATGGAACAAACTCTGTACCGTAATTACCAAAAAGTGGTGATCCAAGAAAGCCCGTCACGAATTCCTCCTGGTCGTGTGCCCCGTTCCAAAGATTGTATTCTGCTTGGTGACCTGTGCGACCGTTGCAAGCCTGGCGATGAAGTAGATGTGACGGccatttattcaaatcagtATGATGGCTCGCTCAACACCAAGCAAGGCTTCCCTGTCTTCTCAACTGTGCTCATTGCCAACTATGTTGCTGTGCAGGACTCTAAAGAGATCGTGCAAGCGCTCACTGATGACGACATTACGCAAATTCGCAAACTGAGCAAGGACAAGAGGATTTTGGACAGGATCGGCAAGTCTCTGGCGCCATCCATCTATGGACACCAGTTCATCAAAAGAGCCCTTACGCTTTCTCTCTTTGGCGGAGAAGCTAAAAATCCAG GAGATAAGCACAAAGTGCGAGGAGACATTAATGTGCTCATGTGTGGCGATCCTGGTACTGCCAAGTCACAGCTCTTGAAGAGTCTTGAACACGGGTGTCCCAGGGCTGTTTTCACCACAGGACAGGGCGCTTCAGCTGTCGGTCTTACAGCTTACGTTCGCCGCTCGCCCATGACCAAGGAGTGGACCCTAGAAGCTGGTGCATTGGTCCTGGCGGATTCAGGCATCTGCCTTATTGACGAGTTTGACAAG atgaatGACCAAGACAGAACATCAATTCACGAAGCTATGGAGCAGCAGAGCATTTCCATCTCCAAGGCCGGCATTGTCACGTCCTTGCAGGCCAGGTGCGCAGTCATCGCGGCGGCCAACCCGATTGGAGGCCGCTACGACCCAACCCTCACCTTCACTGAAAAT GTCAACCTGAGTGAGCCGATTTTGTCTCGATTTGACATCTTGTGTGTCGTAAAGGATGAAGTTGATCCTGTGCGCGACACCCATTTGGCAAAGTTTGTGGTCAACTCACATATCGCTAACCACCCAGCCAGTGTAGATAAAGAGCCGC gTCTTCTACCTCATGAGGTGGATGCTGAGGAAGAACTGGAAGTGATCCCTCTCTCCCTGCTAAAGAAATATGTGGTTTTTGCAAAGCAAAGCGTGCGCCCGAAGCTGCTGGGCATGGACCAGGACCGCGTGGCAAAGATGTACAGTAAGCTGCGTCAGGAGTCTCTGTCCACTGGCAGTCTGCCCATCACGGTGCGTCATGTGGAGAGTCTGATCAGGCTTGCGGAGGCCAACGCGCGCCTGCACCTGAGGGAGCAGGTGCAGGAGTCAGACGTTGACTTGGCCATCTCCATCACTCTGGAGAGCTTCATCAGCACGCAGAAGTTCAGCGTGATGCGCTCCATGAGGCAGACCTTCCAGAAGTTCCTTGGCTTCCAGCAGGAGCGCTCTGAGCTGCTCTTCTATATTTTGCGTCAGATGACCTTGGACCAACTCACCTTCCAAAGGTGTGTCAGGGGACAACAGGCGGATTCAGTCGAGATTGCGGAAAAGGACTTTGAAGCTAGG GCTTACATGGCGACTTCTGATGAAAGACAGGCCTTTTACAAAAGCAAGATTTTCCTGACAAACAACTTCGCATATGATGCTGATAGAAAGGTCATTGTTCAGCAATTATTTGAAGATTAG
- the Pym gene encoding partner of Y14 and mago — MAARAEVVKEDVGSFIPASQRPDGSWRKPRRVKEGYVPQEEVPLYESKGKQFAKNKPIYPVGMSAEVAQSLKAERAVRSANNPIPGLTIDPAAEAKKKKNKKKANSSDVATIVGVLSKTQINFPTASSGSSKTTAKAPQAQAAEGATDQDKKLRNMKKRLREIVALEQKANAGEVKLDKEQIEKLNRKSTLMEQIAELEAELNS; from the exons ATGGCGGCCAGAGCAGAGGTGGTCAAAGAGGATG TTGGCTCTTTCATACCTGCGAGCCAGCGTCCTGATGGCAGCTGGCGCAAGCCAAGGCGCGTCAAGGAGGGCTACGTTCCTCAGGAAGAAGTGCCACT GTACGAGAGCAAAGGCAAACAGTTTGCTAAGAATAAACCGATCTACCCTGTTGGAATGAGTGCAGAAGTGGCACAGTCCCTGAAGGCAGAACGGGCTGTGCGGTCGGCGAATAACCCCATCCCAGGACTGACCATCGACCCTGCTGCGGAAG ccaaaaagaaaaaaaacaagaaaaaggcCAACAGCAGCGACGTCGCCACAATCGTAGGTGTGTTGAGTAAAACTCAAATCAACTTTCCGACTGCGAGCAGTGGTAGTTCGAAAACAACTGCAAAAGCCCCCCAAGCTCAAGCAGCAGAGGGTGCGACAGATCAAGACAAGAAGTTGAGAAATATGAAGAAGAGACTCCGTGAAATCGTGGCCCTTGAACAAAAGGCGAACGCGGGAGAAGTGAAACTAGACAAGGAACAGATCGAAAAGCTCAATAGGAAGAGCACCTTGATGGAGCAAATTGCAGAGCTAGAAGCCGAGCTGAACTCATAA
- the Rpt6 gene encoding 26S proteasome regulatory subunit 8 — protein MGHGNEMEVDEKPQKGEGFRQYYITKIEELQLIVAEKSQNLRRLQAQRNELNAKVRMLREELQLLQEQGSYVGEVVKPMDKKKVLVKVHPEGKFVVDLDKNIDINDVTPNCRVALRNESYTLHKILPNKVDPLVSLMMVEKVPDSTYEMVGGLDKQIKEIKEVIELPVKHPELFDALGIAQPKGVLLYGPPGTGKTLLARAVAHHTECTFIRVSGSELVQKFIGEGSRMVRELFVMAREHAPSIIFMDEIDSIGSSRIESGSGGDSEVQRTMLELLNQLDGFEATKNIKVIMATNRIDILDPALLRPGRIDRKIEFPPPNEEARLDILKIHSRKMNLTRGINLRKIAELMPGASGAEVKGVCTEAGMYALRERRVHVTQEDFEMAVAKVMQKDSEKNMSIKKLWK, from the exons ATGGGCCACGGGAACGAG ATGGAGGTGGACGAAAAGCCTCAAAAAGGAGAAGGCTTTCGCCAGTACTACATCACGAAAATTGAGGAGCTGCAGTTGATTGTGGCcgaaaaaagccaaaatttgagGCGACTGCAGGCCCAAAGAAACGAACTCAACGCTAAAG TGCGAATGCTTCGGGAGGAGCTGCAGCTGCTTCAGGAGCAGGGCTCGTACGTTGGTGAAGTAGTTAAGCCAATGGACAAAAAGAAGGTGCTGGTGAAGGTGCACCCTGAAGGCAAGTTCGTTGTTGACCTGGATAAGAACATCGACATCAACGACGTCACGCCTAACTGCCGAGTCGCGCTGCGCAATGAGAGCTACACGCTGCACAAAATCCTGCCCAACAAAGTGGACCCACTGGTGTCTCTGATGATGGTCGAGAAAGTGCCTGACAGCACCTACGAGATGGTCGGCGGCCTTGACAAGCAGATCAAGGAAATTAAGGAAGTGATTGAGCTGCCCGTCAAACACCCTGAGCTGTTTGACGCCCTTGGCATTGCTCAACCCAAGGGAGTGCTGCTCTATGGTCCTCCTGGCACAG GCAAAACCCTACTGGCCAGAGCAGTTGCCCACCACACAGAGTGTACTTTCATTCGCGTGTCTGGCTCCGAACTTGTGCAAAAGTTTATTGGTGAGGGCTCGAGAATGGTTCGAGAGCTTTTCGTGATGGCCAG AGAACATGCACCTTCAATCATCTTCATGGACGAAATTGATTCCATTGGGTCATCAAGAATTGAGTCAGGCAGTGGAGGCGACTCTGAGGTCCAGCGAACCATGTTGGAGCTCTTGAACCAGCTGGACGGTTTTGAAGCCACCAAGAATATTAAG GTCATCATGGCCACCAACCGCATTGACATTCTGGACCCCGCTCTTCTTCGACCTGGCAGGATTGACAGAAAGATTGAGTTTCCACCTCCAAATGAAGAAGCCAGACTGGACATTCTCAAAATTCACTCCAGGAAAATGAATCTGACGCGCGGAAtcaatttaaggaaaattgctGAACTGATGCCTGGCGCCTCTGGTGCTGAAGTCAAG GGTGTTTGTACTGAGGCCGGAATGTACGCACTGAGGGAACGAAGAGTGCACGTGACCCAAGAGGACTTTGAAATGGCTGTGGCCAAGGTTATGCAGAAGGATTCAGAGAAGAACATGTCTATCAAAAAGCTCTGGAAGTAG